The Seriola aureovittata isolate HTS-2021-v1 ecotype China chromosome 12, ASM2101889v1, whole genome shotgun sequence genome window below encodes:
- the ndufa13 gene encoding NADH dehydrogenase [ubiquinone] 1 alpha subcomplex subunit 13, translating to MAGSKVKQDMPPPGGYATFDYKRNLPKRGLSGYSMFGIGIGIMVFGYWRLFRWNRERRRLQIEEMEARIAMMPLLQAEQDRRTLRMLRENLEEEAVVMKDVPGWKVGESVFHTDRWVTPVSEELFNLRPREELLHKRFGFLWYV from the exons ATGGCGGGGTCCAAGGTGAAGCAGGACATGCCTCCTCCGGGAGGCTATGCTACGTTTGATTACAAGAGAAATCTACCGAAACGAGGACTTTCGG GATATAGTATGTTTGGCATTGGCATCGGCATCATGGTGTTTGGTTACTGGAGGCTATTTAGGTGGAACAGAGAAAGGAG GCGCCTGCAGATTGAGGAGATGGAAGCCCGGATAGCTATGATGCCCCTCCTGCAGGCAGAGCAAGATCGAAG GACCTTACGAATGCTGAGGGAAAATTTAGAAGAGGAGGCGGTTGTCATGAAGGACGTTCCAGGTTGGaag GTCGGTGAGAGCGTCTTCCACACAGACCGCTGGGTCACCCCTGTGTCAGAGGAGCTGTTCAACCTCCGGCCCCGTGAGGAGCTTTTGCACAAGCGTTTCGGCTTCTTGTGGTACGTGTAA